A single region of the Ziziphus jujuba cultivar Dongzao chromosome 10, ASM3175591v1 genome encodes:
- the LOC107412102 gene encoding bifunctional 3-dehydroquinate dehydratase/shikimate dehydrogenase, chloroplastic isoform X2: MVISDLPLTTSDLHTTKGGRRNSTLICAPIMAESVDEMLVQMRKANEAGADIVEIRLDYLKNFIPRQDLEILIKRSPLPAIVTYRPVWEGGQYDGNESKRQDALHLASEIGADYIDIELKVAHEFYNSIQLKKPGKAKIIVSSHNYQNTPSVEEIAELVARIQATGADIVKIATTALDITDSARMFQVLVHSHVPMIGLVMGEKGLISRILSPKFGGFLTFGSLEPGVVSAPGQPTIKELLDLYNFREIASDTKVHGVIGNPVSHSKSPHLYNAAFKSVGFDGIYLPLLVDSVEDFLTTYSSPDFVGYSYTTPHKEAGLNCSDEVDPIAKIIGAINCMIKRPTDGKLIGYNFDYIGAIAAIEEGLRALNRTANISGSPLAGKLLVVMGAGGAGKSLAYGGKEKGARVVVANRTLAKAKELASKVGGKAITLAELENFHPEDGMVLVNTTSVGMKPRCHATPIPKKALKHYSLVFDAIYSPKETRLLREAQESGVAVVYGTEMLINQGFEQFEKFTGLPAPKQLMRDVLARNT; encoded by the exons ATGGTTATCAGCGACCTTCCA TTGACTACTTCGGATCTTCATACTACAAAAGGAGGTAGAAGAAATTCAACACTGATTTGTGCTCCAATAATGGCGGAGTCGGTTGATGAGATGCTGGTTCAAATGCGAAAGGCAAATGAAGCTGGTGCTGACATTGTTGAGATTCGTTTAGACTACCTGAAGAACTTCATTCCGAGACAAGATCTCGAAATCCTAATCAAACGGTCTCCTTTGCCCGCTATTGTCACTTACAG ACCAGTATGGGAGGGCGGTCAATATGATGGTAATGAAAGCAAGCGACAAGATGCACTGCATCTAGCCTCGGAAATTGGTGCTGATTATATTGACATTGAGCTTAAG GTAGCTCACGAGTTCTACAATTCCATTCAGCTGAAGAAACCAGGAAAAGCTAAAATCATTGTTTCCTCGCACAATTATCAAAATACTCCATCAGTTGAGGAAATTGCTGAACTTGTAGCAAGAATACAGGCTACTGGAGCTGACATAGTGAAGATTGCAACAACTGCCTTAGATATTACCGACTCTGCACGCATGTTTCAAGTACTTGTTCATTCTCAT GTTCCAATGATAGGACTTGTTATGGGTGAAAAGGGTTTAATTTCACGCATACTTAGCCCGAAATTTGGAGGATTTCTCACTTTTGGTTCACTTGAGCCCGGGGTGGTATCAGCTCCAGGGCAACCAACTATAAAGGAGTTGTTGGATTTGTACAACTTCAGAGAAATAGCATCTGATACCAAAGTACATGGTGTGATAGGAAATCCTGTTAGTCACAGCAAAAGTCCTCATCTTTATAATGCAGCATTTAAATCAGTTGGCTTTGATGGAATATATTTGCCTTTGTTGGTTGATAGTGTTGAAGATTTCCTTACAACTTACTCGTCCCCTGATTTTGTTGGATACAG TTATACAACTCCTCACAAGGAAGCAGGACTTAATTGCAGTGATGAGGTTGATCCAATTGCTAAG ATAATAGGAGCTATTAATTGCATGATTAAGAGACCAACCGATGGAAAGTTAATAGGCTATAATTTTgactatattggagcaattgcagcaaTTGAGGAAGGCCTACGAG CATTAAATAGAACAGCCAACATATCTGGTTCTCCCTTAGCCGGTAAGTTATTAGTGGTCATGGGAGCTGGTGGTGCCGGAAAGTCACTTGCATACGGTGGAAAAGAAAAGGGAGCAAGAGTAGTAGTTGCCAATCGTACATTAG CTAAAGCCAAGGAACTTGCAAGTAAAGTTGGAGGAAAAGCCATAACTCTTGCAGAGTTAGAAAATTTCCATCCGGAGGATGGTATGGTTCTTGTAAACACTACATCGGTTGGAATGAAACCAAGATGTCATGCAACTCCTATTCCAAAG AAAGCTTTGAAACACTACTCTTTGGTGTTTGATGCCATTTACTCTCCGAAAGAAACCAGACTTTTAAGAGAAGCACAAGAGTCCGGAGTAGCTGTTGTATATGGGACAGAAATGTTAATCAATCAAGGATTTGAACAGTTTGAAAAATTCACAGGTTTGCCTG CACCAAAGCAACTGATGAGGGATGTCTTGGCAAGAAATACATAG
- the LOC107412102 gene encoding bifunctional 3-dehydroquinate dehydratase/shikimate dehydrogenase, chloroplastic isoform X1 produces the protein MVISDLPFTKQSQSCFCDNSVEEKQYMLTTSDLHTTKGGRRNSTLICAPIMAESVDEMLVQMRKANEAGADIVEIRLDYLKNFIPRQDLEILIKRSPLPAIVTYRPVWEGGQYDGNESKRQDALHLASEIGADYIDIELKVAHEFYNSIQLKKPGKAKIIVSSHNYQNTPSVEEIAELVARIQATGADIVKIATTALDITDSARMFQVLVHSHVPMIGLVMGEKGLISRILSPKFGGFLTFGSLEPGVVSAPGQPTIKELLDLYNFREIASDTKVHGVIGNPVSHSKSPHLYNAAFKSVGFDGIYLPLLVDSVEDFLTTYSSPDFVGYSYTTPHKEAGLNCSDEVDPIAKIIGAINCMIKRPTDGKLIGYNFDYIGAIAAIEEGLRALNRTANISGSPLAGKLLVVMGAGGAGKSLAYGGKEKGARVVVANRTLAKAKELASKVGGKAITLAELENFHPEDGMVLVNTTSVGMKPRCHATPIPKKALKHYSLVFDAIYSPKETRLLREAQESGVAVVYGTEMLINQGFEQFEKFTGLPAPKQLMRDVLARNT, from the exons ATGGTTATCAGCGACCTTCCA TTTACTAAACAGAGTCAGAGTTGCTTCTGTGATAATTCAGTGGAAGAAAAACAGTACATG TTGACTACTTCGGATCTTCATACTACAAAAGGAGGTAGAAGAAATTCAACACTGATTTGTGCTCCAATAATGGCGGAGTCGGTTGATGAGATGCTGGTTCAAATGCGAAAGGCAAATGAAGCTGGTGCTGACATTGTTGAGATTCGTTTAGACTACCTGAAGAACTTCATTCCGAGACAAGATCTCGAAATCCTAATCAAACGGTCTCCTTTGCCCGCTATTGTCACTTACAG ACCAGTATGGGAGGGCGGTCAATATGATGGTAATGAAAGCAAGCGACAAGATGCACTGCATCTAGCCTCGGAAATTGGTGCTGATTATATTGACATTGAGCTTAAG GTAGCTCACGAGTTCTACAATTCCATTCAGCTGAAGAAACCAGGAAAAGCTAAAATCATTGTTTCCTCGCACAATTATCAAAATACTCCATCAGTTGAGGAAATTGCTGAACTTGTAGCAAGAATACAGGCTACTGGAGCTGACATAGTGAAGATTGCAACAACTGCCTTAGATATTACCGACTCTGCACGCATGTTTCAAGTACTTGTTCATTCTCAT GTTCCAATGATAGGACTTGTTATGGGTGAAAAGGGTTTAATTTCACGCATACTTAGCCCGAAATTTGGAGGATTTCTCACTTTTGGTTCACTTGAGCCCGGGGTGGTATCAGCTCCAGGGCAACCAACTATAAAGGAGTTGTTGGATTTGTACAACTTCAGAGAAATAGCATCTGATACCAAAGTACATGGTGTGATAGGAAATCCTGTTAGTCACAGCAAAAGTCCTCATCTTTATAATGCAGCATTTAAATCAGTTGGCTTTGATGGAATATATTTGCCTTTGTTGGTTGATAGTGTTGAAGATTTCCTTACAACTTACTCGTCCCCTGATTTTGTTGGATACAG TTATACAACTCCTCACAAGGAAGCAGGACTTAATTGCAGTGATGAGGTTGATCCAATTGCTAAG ATAATAGGAGCTATTAATTGCATGATTAAGAGACCAACCGATGGAAAGTTAATAGGCTATAATTTTgactatattggagcaattgcagcaaTTGAGGAAGGCCTACGAG CATTAAATAGAACAGCCAACATATCTGGTTCTCCCTTAGCCGGTAAGTTATTAGTGGTCATGGGAGCTGGTGGTGCCGGAAAGTCACTTGCATACGGTGGAAAAGAAAAGGGAGCAAGAGTAGTAGTTGCCAATCGTACATTAG CTAAAGCCAAGGAACTTGCAAGTAAAGTTGGAGGAAAAGCCATAACTCTTGCAGAGTTAGAAAATTTCCATCCGGAGGATGGTATGGTTCTTGTAAACACTACATCGGTTGGAATGAAACCAAGATGTCATGCAACTCCTATTCCAAAG AAAGCTTTGAAACACTACTCTTTGGTGTTTGATGCCATTTACTCTCCGAAAGAAACCAGACTTTTAAGAGAAGCACAAGAGTCCGGAGTAGCTGTTGTATATGGGACAGAAATGTTAATCAATCAAGGATTTGAACAGTTTGAAAAATTCACAGGTTTGCCTG CACCAAAGCAACTGATGAGGGATGTCTTGGCAAGAAATACATAG